A single window of Flavobacteriales bacterium DNA harbors:
- a CDS encoding methyltransferase: MVTDLLKRMVHPVLKKGAAWYFSVPRKYSYGEIRVVIKPGVFHPSLTHSTRILLDMLQGIDLSGLRVLELGCGSGILTVQAALKGGACYACDIHPDAVRNAMENVCANGVSACVCESDLFSAYTGMAFDRVLINPPYYAKDPGNLSEHAWYCGREHDYFRNLFMQLPSHLSKDGFAWMILSENCDVPLIGNLAEQNGCTLQLTEKNKKWREQFLLFRVTACR; this comes from the coding sequence ATGGTGACCGATTTGCTGAAACGTATGGTTCATCCGGTGCTGAAAAAAGGTGCTGCCTGGTACTTTTCAGTGCCTCGTAAATACAGCTATGGTGAAATCCGGGTGGTGATCAAACCGGGTGTGTTTCATCCCTCTTTAACCCATTCAACCCGGATTTTGCTGGACATGCTGCAGGGTATTGATCTGTCAGGGCTTCGTGTGCTTGAGCTGGGTTGTGGTTCGGGCATTCTGACCGTACAGGCCGCATTGAAAGGAGGTGCATGTTATGCCTGTGACATTCACCCGGATGCGGTGCGGAATGCGATGGAGAATGTTTGTGCAAATGGTGTGTCTGCCTGCGTATGTGAATCGGACCTGTTTTCGGCATATACCGGAATGGCATTTGATCGTGTACTTATCAATCCACCCTATTACGCCAAAGATCCGGGTAACCTCAGTGAGCACGCTTGGTATTGCGGCCGCGAGCACGACTACTTCAGGAATCTGTTTATGCAATTACCCTCGCATCTTTCAAAGGATGGATTTGCATGGATGATCTTGTCGGAAAACTGTGATGTGCCATTGATAGGTAACCTGGCTGAACAAAACGGGTGTACGCTGCAGTTGACGGAAAAAAATAAAAAGTGGCGGGAGCAATTCCTGCTTTTCCGCGTTACGGCGTGTCGTTGA
- a CDS encoding B12-binding domain-containing radical SAM protein — protein MQTGKVILFNPRSAGAKHRIPNSILQVAASIHGQVPYVFVDGNLEPDPEEVIDAYLATGEYAVLALTCMPGPQLRQAIPITKHMKARYPELVVIWGGYFATNQYKTVMDSGWVDYIIHGPGDHAFPTLLEAVKAGSDVSSIQNLIYKKEGQVIRNPAAQLPDMDALPALPYDYLSGFYDMHRYLGRTFLGKRTIAYHSSFGCPFTCSFCAVVPIYKARWKGMSAERIHRDVMHLKKTYGADAIEFHDNNFFVSEARTVRFAELIASEGMQWWGEGRIDTLHKYSDESLQKIRDAGCKMIFFGAETGNDEVLKRMDKGGTQTGQQIKDFAARLKRIGIVPEYSFVLGLPAETEVEVLKQIDEDIAFIREIKEINPEAEIIIYTYSPVPTEGSDLFKEVSEAGFQFPQHLEDWLSPSWENFDLRRNPLTPWLTRAAVDRIRNFETVLNGYHPTASDFRIRGWKKTVMRMASGWRYHSGIYEQPLEVKLLQKIWKYRRPEKEGFYAE, from the coding sequence ACGGGCAGGTTCCGTATGTGTTTGTTGACGGCAACCTCGAACCGGATCCGGAGGAAGTCATAGATGCCTACCTGGCAACAGGTGAATACGCTGTGCTGGCGCTGACCTGTATGCCTGGTCCGCAACTCCGTCAGGCCATTCCCATTACCAAACATATGAAGGCCAGGTACCCGGAGCTTGTGGTTATCTGGGGCGGGTATTTCGCTACAAACCAATATAAGACGGTGATGGATTCGGGTTGGGTGGATTACATCATACATGGTCCGGGAGACCATGCATTCCCGACATTGTTGGAAGCGGTGAAGGCGGGCAGTGATGTGTCGTCCATTCAAAACCTGATCTACAAAAAAGAGGGTCAGGTCATCCGGAATCCGGCCGCACAGTTGCCGGACATGGATGCGTTGCCTGCGCTGCCGTACGATTACCTGTCGGGTTTTTACGACATGCATCGTTACCTCGGGCGGACTTTTCTTGGCAAGCGTACCATTGCGTATCATTCCAGCTTCGGGTGTCCGTTCACCTGCTCGTTTTGCGCGGTGGTGCCTATATACAAGGCAAGGTGGAAGGGTATGTCTGCAGAAAGGATCCACCGTGATGTGATGCACCTGAAAAAAACCTACGGTGCCGACGCCATTGAATTTCACGATAACAACTTTTTTGTCAGCGAAGCGCGTACGGTGCGGTTTGCGGAACTGATCGCATCCGAAGGCATGCAATGGTGGGGCGAGGGAAGGATTGATACGTTGCACAAGTACAGTGATGAGTCGTTGCAAAAAATAAGAGATGCCGGTTGCAAAATGATTTTTTTCGGTGCCGAGACCGGCAATGATGAGGTGTTGAAAAGGATGGATAAGGGCGGTACGCAAACCGGGCAGCAGATCAAAGACTTTGCGGCGCGGTTGAAACGCATCGGGATTGTTCCGGAATATTCTTTTGTGTTGGGACTTCCGGCCGAAACGGAAGTAGAGGTACTGAAGCAGATTGATGAGGACATTGCGTTTATCAGGGAGATCAAAGAGATCAACCCAGAGGCGGAAATCATCATCTATACCTACAGTCCGGTGCCGACCGAAGGTTCTGATTTGTTCAAAGAGGTATCAGAGGCAGGGTTTCAATTTCCGCAGCACCTGGAAGATTGGTTATCTCCCTCCTGGGAGAACTTCGACCTTCGAAGGAATCCGCTGACGCCCTGGCTCACACGAGCGGCGGTAGATCGCATCCGCAACTTCGAGACCGTGCTCAACGGTTACCATCCCACCGCATCTGATTTCCGTATTCGCGGATGGAAGAAAACGGTGATGCGCATGGCCTCGGGGTGGCGCTATCACAGTGGCATATATGAACAACCGCTGGAAGTAAAACTCCTGCAAAAAATATGGAAGTACCGCCGCCCTGAAAAGGAAGGTTTTTACGCCGAATAG
- a CDS encoding SGNH/GDSL hydrolase family protein, whose translation MKPEGRQGIGRYLLWTVWCLVLMALTEAAYRYQWFDFYQTELVHLNPPKDLTPDNTRKTVLVMGDSFSASAPSYVDVLRKRHPQYRFVNSAVPGTCVIQAGYMAPGRIATFNPDILICQIYCGNDLWDIRHSYTSPSRLRNLYWQMSDHMRVLGWINYKLALWATGENDSLLIQAKQKESFSPDDYSPREKIILSSEPDLVASTLSLLNERNEDFNKLCHSFDEIVDVVSPRTQTLFLIIPHAMQVDSSYWQRWRQLGATGDVAIDTLPSSFTHQLAEHFSRNKNVHVLDATLALRTGEKQQAVYFANDPHLTPYGQQVVADFISEHGLTH comes from the coding sequence ATGAAGCCTGAAGGTCGGCAAGGTATAGGGCGCTACCTGCTGTGGACCGTCTGGTGCCTGGTATTGATGGCACTCACAGAAGCGGCATACCGTTATCAATGGTTCGACTTCTACCAAACAGAACTTGTTCACCTCAACCCACCCAAAGACCTGACGCCTGACAATACACGCAAAACCGTTCTGGTAATGGGCGACTCCTTTTCCGCATCGGCACCCTCCTATGTGGATGTACTCCGGAAACGTCACCCTCAATACCGCTTCGTGAACAGTGCCGTACCGGGAACGTGTGTCATACAAGCCGGCTACATGGCGCCCGGCCGAATCGCAACATTCAACCCGGACATTTTGATCTGCCAGATATACTGCGGCAACGACCTTTGGGATATCCGTCACAGCTATACATCGCCGAGCCGCCTGCGCAACCTGTACTGGCAAATGAGTGACCATATGCGGGTACTGGGCTGGATCAATTACAAGCTTGCACTGTGGGCCACGGGAGAAAATGACAGCCTGCTGATACAGGCCAAACAGAAAGAATCCTTTTCTCCGGATGACTACTCACCCCGTGAAAAGATCATCCTGTCCAGCGAACCGGACCTGGTTGCCTCTACCCTCTCCCTGCTGAATGAAAGAAATGAGGATTTTAACAAACTTTGCCATAGCTTTGATGAAATTGTTGATGTGGTGTCTCCCCGAACCCAAACCTTATTTTTGATTATTCCTCATGCCATGCAGGTTGATAGCTCTTACTGGCAAAGATGGCGGCAATTGGGCGCTACCGGTGATGTAGCGATCGATACCCTGCCCTCTTCGTTCACCCATCAGCTGGCCGAACATTTCTCCCGAAACAAAAACGTGCATGTGCTGGATGCCACCCTGGCGCTGAGGACAGGAGAAAAACAACAGGCTGTTTATTTCGCCAATGATCCTCACCTGACGCCCTATGGTCAGCAGGTGGTGGCCGATTTCATATCAGAACATGGCCTGACACATTGA
- a CDS encoding glycosyltransferase family 39 protein: MNVFRKYGPPLIVNTSAAMVLIALRFFHFGPELDNPHVWRQSDVAFVIRDFYRHGVDLLHPAVCWMGNHKTLIFDFPIYQAITALLSGLMGPSLITARLVALMFFVFSARYLYLIAVELLDIPSGRVALLIYLITPLSLFYSRAVHVDFTAMCFSLGMTYHYLLAIRNNNMKHLLIGTALALFAWLVKAPYVFYMVFPLAWEYFRQPNKKWLLFRSPLLLIPIAAFWAWTRHVYQVNGEAPDWHFIPNYRLFNDNSHWYYGTWQQRTDPENWLLLIRRLQNEAAGWITSGLAILGVFFSLRIKKNATLLLWLLGVVVYLVIFFNLNVIHNYYQIPFVPLIAIFASVGIQRGLAFASRSDKRLTIAIILMAITGENLLFAEQNYYGKPDGLYSVGHVINQETPPNSLVLVSSGGLTVHCPIILYAADRTGWSVPAQDLSAKIALKLYQEGCRYIILHRPDLPGGEFEQFITYFSWKKVMAPDEQEVIICDMTKKADGSPYNGFDNTPSVNDTP, from the coding sequence TTGAACGTATTTCGGAAATACGGGCCTCCCCTGATCGTCAATACCTCCGCTGCGATGGTGTTGATTGCGCTGCGCTTTTTTCATTTCGGACCGGAACTTGACAACCCGCATGTATGGCGACAGTCGGATGTGGCCTTTGTAATCCGCGATTTTTACCGCCATGGCGTGGATCTGTTGCACCCGGCGGTATGCTGGATGGGTAACCATAAAACCCTCATCTTCGATTTCCCCATTTACCAGGCCATTACTGCCTTGTTATCCGGCCTGATGGGACCCTCACTCATCACCGCACGACTGGTGGCCCTCATGTTCTTTGTCTTCAGCGCACGCTACCTGTACCTCATCGCCGTTGAACTGCTCGACATTCCCTCAGGCCGTGTTGCACTGCTGATCTACCTCATCACACCCCTGTCGCTGTTTTATTCACGTGCCGTACACGTCGACTTCACCGCCATGTGCTTCTCCCTCGGCATGACCTACCATTACTTGCTTGCCATCCGGAACAACAACATGAAGCATCTGCTCATCGGTACCGCACTCGCCCTGTTCGCCTGGCTTGTGAAAGCACCCTATGTCTTTTATATGGTGTTCCCACTGGCATGGGAATACTTCCGGCAACCCAACAAAAAATGGCTGTTGTTCAGGTCTCCGTTGCTGCTCATTCCTATTGCTGCATTCTGGGCCTGGACCCGCCATGTATACCAGGTAAACGGGGAGGCACCCGACTGGCATTTCATTCCAAACTACCGGCTGTTCAACGACAACAGTCATTGGTACTACGGAACATGGCAACAACGAACCGACCCGGAAAACTGGCTGTTGCTCATCCGGCGACTACAAAATGAAGCAGCCGGTTGGATCACCAGCGGGCTGGCGATTCTGGGTGTGTTCTTCAGCCTCCGGATCAAAAAAAATGCGACCCTGTTGCTCTGGCTGCTAGGGGTTGTGGTTTACCTTGTCATTTTCTTCAACCTGAATGTGATTCACAATTATTACCAGATCCCGTTCGTGCCGCTCATCGCCATCTTTGCATCCGTAGGTATCCAACGCGGCCTTGCATTCGCATCCCGCAGTGACAAACGACTTACCATTGCCATCATCCTGATGGCCATTACCGGCGAAAACCTGTTGTTCGCCGAACAGAACTATTACGGCAAACCCGATGGCCTTTATTCAGTCGGACATGTCATCAACCAGGAAACACCGCCGAATTCACTGGTACTCGTTTCATCAGGCGGACTCACCGTTCATTGCCCGATCATCCTCTATGCAGCCGACCGCACCGGTTGGTCGGTGCCGGCCCAGGACCTTTCAGCAAAAATCGCATTGAAACTCTACCAGGAAGGTTGCCGGTACATCATACTTCACAGACCCGATCTGCCGGGTGGCGAGTTCGAGCAGTTCATCACTTACTTCTCATGGAAGAAAGTCATGGCACCGGATGAGCAGGAAGTGATCATTTGCGACATGACCAAAAAGGCGGATGGAAGTCCGTACAACGGTTTTGACAACACCCCATCCGTCAACGACACGCCGTAA